Part of the Physeter macrocephalus isolate SW-GA unplaced genomic scaffold, ASM283717v5 random_197, whole genome shotgun sequence genome is shown below.
GCCTGGAGGTGAAGGGGGGGCTGAGGCAGGACTGCGGGGGTGCACGGGCCTGCCAGCACCCGGAAGGAGGAAGCTGCACAGGGTGTCTGTGGCTGGGCCTGGGCCCGCTCGGGGACTTCCTCTTCCTCTCAGGGCAGGTGTAGCCACCACAGCGGCACCAACACCCTGACCCCGTCATGGATGGGGGCAAGGGGCCCAGGATCAGAGACTTCCTGAGTGGGAGCCTGGCCAGCTGGGTGAGGGGGCAGTGGAAGGGAgtctggggaggggaaaggagcagcagggaggggctggtggggggtggggggagagggggcagagctggggcctgaggggagggggcgggctcAGGTGGGGATGGAGAAGTGCAGGCAGCTGTGCGGCAGGAAAAGGGGTCCAGGCCCGTGACCACTGGCATTCCGGGGACTGGTGAGGAGGGGGCTGCGTGGGCTCAGGAGGCAGGTCAGAGGGGCTCAGGATTCACTCTGCTGGTGCGGGCCTCCCACCCAGGCCAGCTGACTCCTTTGTGTCCCCACAGGCGCTGGGACTGGCGGGGCTGGTTGGGGAGGCGGAGGAGccggagggggaagaggaggaggaaggagaggggcctCTCTGTCCGGAGAAGAGGTTCTTACATCTCAGCGACGGGGCCCTGCTCCTCCGGGTGCTGGGTGTCATGTAAGGGGCATCAGAGGATGACCGGGGGGGCCAGGCAGCCTGGTGGGAAGAGCCTGAGGGGTGGTTGGCAGAGCCTGGCTTAGGGGGGGTGGGTCCTCAGTTACCCCTCCCCCCTATCGTCCCACGTGCCCACAGTGCTCCCAGTTCCCGAGGCGGCCCTCGAATGATCAGGGGCCACGACGGGCCCGCAGCCTGGCGGGTGTGGAACCTGAACCACCTGTGGGGCCGCCTGAGGGACTTCTACCAGGTGAGGGGTCAGGAGGGGGAGGCTGAGCCTGGGAGCCCCCTGCGGGAAAACCCTTCTCACATCTCCCACCCTGTCCGCCTGCCCCAGGAGGAGCTGCAGCTGCTGATCCTGTCTCCACCCCCAGACCTCCAGGCGCTGGGCTTTGACCCCTTCTCAGGTGCTCTCTCCCACCaccccttcctgcttcttcccccATCCCTGCGCATTAACCCCTTGTGGCTTGTGCCCTGCAGAGGAGGCGGTGGAGGAGCTGGAAGGCATCCTTAGGCTGTTGCTGGGGGCGTCAGTGCAGGTGAgcgggggagggaaagggagggtcCAGCTTTGGCCGCAGAGGCGGGAGACTCCGGGGTGAGCCTCACTGGCCCCTCCTGGTCCCCCTGCAGTGTGAGCACCGGGAACTGTTCATCCGGCACATCCGGGGCCTCAGCCTCGAGGTCCAGAGTGAGCTGGCTGCTGCCATCCAGGAGGTACAGCTTTGGTCAGCCGTCTGGGACACCCTGCCCCCTGCTTCTTTGGCTGACCTGCTCTCCCTGTGCCTCCAGGTGACCCAGCCCGGGGCCGGCTTGGTGCTGGCGCTGGCTGGGCCTGAGCCCGGGGAGCTGGCGCCTCCGGAGCTGGAGATGCTGTCCCGGAGCCTGGTGGGGACACTGTTGAGGCTGGCTCGGGAGCGGGACTTGGGGGCCCAGGTAAGAGGCagcaggagaagggagaggaggaccACGGGGACCCAGCCGCGTGCCGGAGGTGCGGTTGGGGGTGGAGAGCTGCAACAGTCACATGCATCTTGTGCTGCTTGGGGGCAGTTGAGGGGCTCTTGGGTGGGTTACTCCTGACTCCTGACCTTTGACGTCCCCCAGCGGCTGGCTGAATTGCTGCTGGAGCGGCAGCCTGCGGCCCCCTTGTTGCCTGAGGCTCCTGCCAGGACTCCCCCGGAGGGCGCCTCACACCACCTGGCCCTGCAGCTGGCCAACACCAAGGCCCAACTGCGGCGCGTCCGGCAGGAGCTGTGAGCGCTGCTGGCTGGGAAGGACCTggcggtggggggcgggcagggagcgCAGGTTAGGTCTGGATGGGGTCCGGATGGGGATCAGGCCTAGCAAGGGCTGGAGGGTGCAGGTCCCCAGACCCCTCCTGCGTCCCTTCCCTCCAGGGAGGAGAAAGCCGAGCTGCTGCTAGATTCCCAGGTGGAGGTGCAGGGCTTGGAGGCCGAAGTTCGAAGGCTCCGCCAGGAGGTGCGCTCAGATGCCCCCAAACATGGCCACACTCCCTAACCCGCTCCCCGCACCTTCCCCAGCCTACTGCCTCCCCCGACCCGGCTCCTTCCCGTCCTAATCCCTCTGGCCAGCGGGTGGCCCCCCCTAGCTCCGCATCGTCTGGTCCAGGCCCAGGCGCTGTCGGGACAGGCCAAGCGGGCCGAGCTGTACCGCGAGGAGGCGGAGGCGCTGCGGGAGCGGGCCGGCCGCCTGCCCCGCCTGCAGGAGGAACTGCGACGCTGCCGGGAGCGGCTGCAGGCAGCAGAGGCCTGCAAGGGCCGGCTGGAGGTGAGGCGGGAGACGGGGCTGCAGGGGGCGGGGCATGGGGGGCGCGGCCTGCCGGGGACAGGGTGGGCCTCGAGAGGAGCGAATTTGGGCCAAGGGAAGGGTCAGGCCTGATGGAGGGAATAGGCACCGCTAGGAGAACGCGGTCAGCTGGTGTCTGGGGCCAGGCCCTCTGGAGGATGGGGCAGATGgaggggagaagtggaggctgtAGGTAAGGGTAGGTcctggagaggagggtggggcCAGTTGTAGGGGAGGCGGGGTCCGGAGAGAGCACCCAGCAACGGGGCTAAGTGGAGCTTAGAAGGACCTTGGAAGGCAGTTcctggggagaaggggcagggccTACATAGGAGAAGGGCGGGGCCAGGTGCTAGGGAAGTGGTACCTGAAGAAACCTTGGACGGGGGAGGGGCAGATGGAGGGGAGAGGCGGGGCCTGGagagcaacaggggtgcagggtcagatgggggaggggagccagggtCTGTGGCCCCGGAGTGCTGGGGGCATCGCACCACCGGCTCCCTCTGCTCCCCCACCAGGAGGAGCGGGTGCTCTCCGGGGCTCTGGAAGCCTCGAAGGCGCTGCTGGAGGAGCAGCTGGAGGCCGCTCAGGAGCGCTGTGCCCGGCTGCACGAGACCCAGCGGGAGAACCTGCTGCTGCGGACCCGGCTGGGCGAGGCCCATGCGGTGAGATTCCCAGCGTGACCCCTGGTCACGCAGTGATCTGTGACCCCAGTGGTCCCCAGGGTTCCTTGGTGATCCCTGTGACTCCTACTCCTTGTTTCCTCTAGTGACCCTCTAGCCCACACACTTGGCCTGGCCCTGGCGGGGAGGGCTTGTCTGACCCTGCTCTCCCCTCCAGGAGCTGGACTCTCTGCGGCTTCAGGTGGACCAGCTGGCAGAGGAGAACGTGGAGTGGGAGTTGGAGGTTCAGCGGAGCCTGGAGCCAGCCCCGGGCTCTCCTGGGGAGGGTGAGTGGGACCCCAGTGGAGGGGCTGTGGGTGGGAGGCTGCCTGTGTTCTCCTGCACCTTAGTGGGGACAGCTGCTGATTTCATCCCCTTCCCCCGGGTGtgtcgggggggtgggggtgggtgggtgaggagcCATAAGGGAACAGCGGGGTCCTGACCTCATCTCCCACACCCCAGCGCCTCTGCCAGGAGCGGCTCCCTCTCTGCATGACGAAGTGAGGGAGGCAGAGGCCGGGCGGCTGCGGACCCTGGAGCGGGAGAATCAGGAGCTCCGAGGCCTGCTCCGGATGCTGCAGGGGCAGCCAGGTGGCCAGGTGAGTCCCCTCCCCCAAGCACCAGCACGTCCTTCCTGGCATCCTCCTCTGGGTTTGACCATCCCTGTCATGTGCCCTCAGCCCCCCCTGCTGGAGGAGCCGAGCGAGGACTCCGTGATTCCAGAGCCAGACTCAGCTCCCCAGACTCGGCTGGCCTCAGACCGTGGCCCCCAGGGCTTGGCCGGTCAGGCAGGGGATGAAGGCCCCCAGGCTTTGGACCCGGCTCCCCTGGCGTCAGATTCAGCCCTCGAGGGGTTAGCTGAGTGTCCTCAGGCATCTGCTTTGGACCCAAAGGTGGTGGAGAGGCCCCTCCAGGCGGCCGTCATGGTGCCTGTAGACACGATGGCCCAGGAGTCAGGCCCCGCTGTAGAGGCACAGGAGTCCCTGAAGAAGGCTGGCCTTGGAGCCCCTCTCCAGACCCCCGCCTCTGTGGCCCCACCTCAGGGTCCAGAGATCAAAATTCAGGCCCAGCTGTCGCTGGGAGGAGAGACTGGAGAGTCGGTGCCCGAGGCCTTGGGGCTGAGACAGGAGGACCCTGAGAGCGAACCCGGACTCTCGGAGCCGCGCCTCCGCGGGCAGTTGGAGGAGCAGGAGACCCTAGGCCAGAGGCTGGACCTACCCAAGGGGCAAGCAGAGGCCAGAGAGCACGAACAGAAGTTGGAGAGGATGGTCGGGGACCCAGCCCAACAAAAACCACAGCAGGAGCTGGCAGGGGCTCCTGGGGCCCAGACCTGGGAGGGGAGGATCCCGGGGGAGATCCTGGCCAGTGGTGTCCCAGAGCAGGAGGCCCTCAAGGAGGAGATGGCACGGCTGAGGAGAGAGGCTGAGGCTCTTCGAGCTGAGCTGGAGGCCcaggcctggaggctggaggcccGAGGCACGGAGGCGGCCCGCCTCTCCGAGGAGCTGGCTCAGGCACGGAGGGCAGAGGCCGAGGCCCACCGGGAGGTGGAGGCCCAGGCCCGGGAGCTGGCCCGGCTGCGGGAGGCGGTGGAGGCCGCTGGCCGGGAGCTGGAGGCCGCGTCGCGGGAGCGGGAGGCGCTGGCGGAGGTGCTGGCAGCGACGGGCCGCGAACGGAGGCAGTGGGAGCGGGAGGCGCCCAGGCTGCGGGCCCGGGCCGAGGCGGCCGAGGAGCTGTTGCAGGTGCTGCAGAGCGAGAGCCGGCGGCACCTGGAGGAGGCCGAGAGGGAGCGCCGGGAGAGGCAGGCCCTCCAGGAGGTATGTCGGGGCTCGTAGCCAGGGCCGGGAAACAGGGTTCCAGGCCAGTTGCTGGGGTTTGGGGCTATTAATTCCATCAGCAGCCGCTGAGTGCCCAGCACTGAGCTGGGGCCGGAAATAGACAGGCGAagtcccctcctgcctcccaaaGGCATGCCTGGCTTGGGAGAGGGGCAGATGTCCCCTGCTTTTGATGGGGTGGCTGTAGCAGGTGGGCACGGAGCTAGACGGCCTGGGTGCAAATCCTGGCTCTCCGACTGTGGCCCTTTACTCAGCTCTGCCCCGGTGCttccctctgtgaaatgggggtgttCTTCGTAGCTGCCTCAGCGGGTCTTTGGAAGACCAAGGGAGATAATGGCGTGAAGAGCCTAGTTCATGCTGGGCAAAGGC
Proteins encoded:
- the LOC102976483 gene encoding coiled-coil domain-containing protein 88B yields the protein MDGGKGPRIRDFLSGSLASWALGLAGLVGEAEEPEGEEEEEGEGPLCPEKRFLHLSDGALLLRVLGVIAPSSRGGPRMIRGHDGPAAWRVWNLNHLWGRLRDFYQEELQLLILSPPPDLQALGFDPFSEEAVEELEGILRLLLGASVQCEHRELFIRHIRGLSLEVQSELAAAIQEVTQPGAGLVLALAGPEPGELAPPELEMLSRSLVGTLLRLARERDLGAQRLAELLLERQPAAPLLPEAPARTPPEGASHHLALQLANTKAQLRRVRQELEEKAELLLDSQVEVQGLEAEVRRLRQEAQALSGQAKRAELYREEAEALRERAGRLPRLQEELRRCRERLQAAEACKGRLEEERVLSGALEASKALLEEQLEAAQERCARLHETQRENLLLRTRLGEAHAELDSLRLQVDQLAEENVEWELEVQRSLEPAPGSPGEAPLPGAAPSLHDEVREAEAGRLRTLERENQELRGLLRMLQGQPGGQPPLLEEPSEDSVIPEPDSAPQTRLASDRGPQGLAGQAGDEGPQALDPAPLASDSALEGLAECPQASALDPKVVERPLQAAVMVPVDTMAQESGPAVEAQESLKKAGLGAPLQTPASVAPPQGPEIKIQAQLSLGGETGESVPEALGLRQEDPESEPGLSEPRLRGQLEEQETLGQRLDLPKGQAEAREHEQKLERMVGDPAQQKPQQELAGAPGAQTWEGRIPGEILASGVPEQEALKEEMARLRREAEALRAELEAQAWRLEARGTEAARLSEELAQARRAEAEAHREVEAQARELARLREAVEAAGRELEAASREREALAEVLAATGRERRQWEREAPRLRARAEAAEELLQVLQSESRRHLEEAERERRERQALQE